In one window of Hevea brasiliensis isolate MT/VB/25A 57/8 chromosome 10, ASM3005281v1, whole genome shotgun sequence DNA:
- the LOC110639086 gene encoding auxin-responsive protein SAUR71 has translation MEVIKGKGRKANLIIQTWERCKSLGRNSKKTSRLVRSLTPKSKSWPWLHPSMEEDGEKYSRRKRQVAPEGCFSVYVGPQKQRFVIKTEYANHPLFKILLEEAESEYGYNPQGPLALPCNVDLFYEVLVAMDDHSDETNPKGCGFSMNHGSYRLLSPARMIAMNKF, from the coding sequence ATGGAAGTGATTaagggaaaaggaaggaaagcAAATTTGATCATccaaacatgggagagatgcaaaTCCTTGGGCCGCAACAGCAAGAAAACATCAAGACTCGTCCGTTCTTTAACACCTAAGAGCAAATCATGGCCATGGCTCCACCCTTCAATGGAAGAAGATGGTGAGAAATACTCGAGAAGAAAAAGGCAGGTAGCTCCTGAAGGATGCTTCTCTGTGTACGTTGGACCCCAGAAGCAGAGATTTGTGATCAAGACTGAATATGCAAATCACCCACTTTTCAAGATCCTACTTGAAGAAGCAGAATCAGAATATGGTTACAACCCACAAGGCCCTCTTGCTCTCCCATGCAACGTTGATCTCTTCTACGAGGTGCTTGTGGCTATGGATGATCATAGTGATGAAACCAATCCTAAGGGATGTGGCTTCTCCATGAATCATGGCTCCTATCGCCTTCTCAGCCCCGCTCGAATGATCGCTATGAATAAATTCTAA
- the LOC110639095 gene encoding uncharacterized protein LOC110639095, translating to MEMERKSSSDSVTIIHNATIVTMDAESRVFRNGGIVIDQDKIKAIGQSPEILAQFSAIAHHCVDLHGQFLLPGFINTHVHTSQQLARGIADDVDLMTWLHHRIWPYESNMTEQDSYISTLLCGIELIHSGVTCFAEAGGQHVSGMARAVEELGLRACLTQSTMDSGEGLPPSWASRTSDDCIQSQKELYQKHHNTADGRIRIWLGIRQIMNSTDRLLLETRDTSRELKTGIHMHVSEIPYENQLVMDTRKVEHGTVSYLEKIDFLQKNLLAAHTVWVNNTEIGFLSRAGVKVSHCPASAMRMLGFAPIKEMLDSGICVSLGTDGAPSNNRMSMVDEMYLTSLINKGREVFANGTTDPTALPSETVLKMATINGAKTVLWDDEIGSIETGKKADLVVVNTNLWSMVPVHDCISSLVYCMRTENIVSVMCNGKWIMKEKKILNVDEGEVISMAKEASGKLLKRAGISIPNRMNVL from the exons ATGGAAATGGAGAGGAAGAGCAGCTCAGACTCAGTGACGATAATCCACAATGCAACAATCGTTACTATGGACGCCGAGAGCCGAGTCTTCAGAAATGGCGGGATCGTTATCGACCAAGATAAAATCAAAGCCATTGGTCAATCCCCTGAGATTCTTGCTCAATTCTCCGCTATCGCCCACCATTGTGTCGACCTCCATGGCCAATTCTTGCTCCCTg GATTTATCAACACGCATGTTCATACCTCGCAACAGCTCGCTAGAGGGATAGCAGACGATGTGGATCTAATGACTTGGTTGCACCATCGAATTTGGCCTTATGAATCTAACATGACTGAGCaagattcttacatttctacgtTACTATGTGGAATAGAACTCATCCACTCTGGG GTTACATGCTTTGCTGAGGCAGGAGGGCAGCATGTCTCTGGAATGGCTCGAGCAGTTGAGGAACTGGGGTTGCGAGCTTGCTTAACTCAGTCTACTATGGACTCTGGTGAGGGTTTACCTCCGTCGTGGGCCAGTCGAACTTCAGATGACTGTATTCAG TCTCAGAAGGAGCTTTACCAGAAGCACCACAACACTGCAGATGGGCGCATTAGGATATGGCTTGGAATTAGGCAAATTATGAATTCAACTGATCGCCTATTACTTGAAACAAGAGACACATCTAGGGAACTGAAAACTGGAATCCATATG CATGTCTCGGAGATACCTTACGAGAATCAACTTGTGATGGATACACGAAAAGTTGAACATGGAACTGTTTCATACTTGGAGAAGATAGACTTCCTGCAGAAGAACTTGCTGGCTGCTCACACAGTTTGGGTCAACAATACTGAG ATTGGTTTTCTTTCAAGAGCTGGGGTCAAAGTATCTCACTGCCCAGCTTCTGCAATGCGAATGCTTGGATTTGCACCTATTAAGGAGATGCTTGATTCTGGAATTTGTGTTTCCTTGGGAACGGATGGCGCACCATCAAATAATAGAATGAGCATGG TTGATGAGATGTATCTGACTTCGTTGATTAATAAAGGAAGGGAAGTTTTTGCAAATGGAACGACTGATCCTACAGCTCTCCCATCTGAAACAGTTCTCAAAATGGCAACCATAAATGGTGCAAAAACAGTACTCTGGGATGATGAAATTGGATCAATTGAGACTGGGAAAAAG GCTGACTTGGTTGTTGTGAATACTAACTTATGGTCTATGGTCCCTGTTCATGACTG CATTTCAAGCCTTGTTTACTGCATGCGGACTGAGAATATTGTCTCAGTAATGTGTAACGGCAAGTGGATTATGAAGGAGAAGAAGATTTTGAATGTGGATGAG GGAGAAGTAATTTCAATGGCAAAGGAGGCTTCGGGTAAACTCTTGAAGAGAGCTGGTATCAGCATCCCAAACAGAATGAATGTCCTCTAA
- the LOC110639119 gene encoding BAG family molecular chaperone regulator 6 codes for MDNLFFRSHLSYPSTPRYYYPPVRHVPVHRQTTTVQKVVEIPVRYVESAPSRLDSVVKIQKVFRGFLVRKSVRKIAAIRREVDEIETRISMKETVELIRRDSKEPLKVNEMLMNLLLRLDSVPGVDSGVKNCRRAVIKKAIRLQEMVDAIVAGDQALEVDDFAKKGEEDDDQTPENQVRAPDSEGIVANSAFNSNSSKKLQNHVGSVPKSDSVSIDDVGESEKMPEVFEETSKLQNPGQQDSKTAREGLGGVEAEVEVIEDGNMEDNVSLSGSECAESVDVSREESQVDSSGNPEDDPLENLEAVADQNEVRHEKEQSCGDKNEASGKSRELLERMMEDNEKMMGMMTELFERNEMQTGLLSSLSQRVEQLERALMCERSKRKKKKRNAVVLVDCLESTQDAKKCGKR; via the coding sequence ATGGATAATCTCTTCTTCAGGAGCCACCTTAGCTACCCGTCCACCCCTCGCTACTATTACCCACCTGTCCGACATGTACCTGTGCACCGCCAGACGACGACGGTTCAGAAGGTGGTGGAGATTCCCGTTCGTTATGTAGAGTCTGCGCCTAGCAGGTTGGATTCTGTGGTTAAGATTCAGAAGGTGTTCAGGGGGTTTTTGGTCAGAAAAAGCGTTAGGAAGATTGCTGCGATTAGGAGGGAGGTTGATGAGATAGAGACGAGGATTTCGATGAAGGAAACTGTGGAGCTGATTCGGAGGGATTCGAAAGAGCCGTTGAAGGTTAATGAGATGCTTATGAATTTGTTGTTGAGGTTGGATTCTGTGCCGGGTGTTGATTCTGGAGTTAAGAATTGCAGGAGGGCTGTGATTAAAAAGGCGATCAGGTTGCAGGAGATGGTTGATGCTATTGTTGCTGGTGATCAAGCATTGGAAGTAGATGATTTTGCCAAGAAAGGCGAAGAAGATGACGACCAAACCCCAGAAAACCAAGTTAGGGCCCCTGACTCTGAAGGTATTGTTGCTAATTctgcttttaattccaattcttcgaAGAAATTGCAAAATCATGTTGGATCTGTACCAAAAAGCGATTCTGTTTCTATTGATGATGTGGGTGAATCGGAGAAGATGCCTGAAGTGTTTGAAGAAACGTCAAAATTGCAAAACCCAGGACAACAAGACTCTAAAACGGCTCGTGAAGGCCTGGGGGGTGTGGAAGCTGAAGTTGAAGTTATAGAAGATGGAAATATGGAAGATAATGTGTCATTATCAGGGAGTGAATGTGCAGAAAGTGTGGATGTAAGTCGAGAAGAGAGCCAAGTGGATTCCTCTGGGAACCCGGAAGATGATCCCTTGGAAAACCTTGAAGCTGTAGCTGATCAGAATGAAGTAAGACATGAGAAAGAGCAATCTTGTGGCGACAAAAATGAAGCAAGCGGAAAGAGCAGAGAACTTCTGGAGAGGATGATGGAAGACAATGAGAAAATGATGGGGATGATGACGGAGTTATTTGAGAGGAATGAGATGCAAACAGGGTTACTGAGCTCACTGTCACAGAGGGTTGAGCAGTTGGAGAGGGCTTTAATGTGTGAAAGatcaaagaggaagaagaagaagagaaatgcTGTTGTATTAGTGGATTGTTTAGAATCAACACAAGATGCTAAAAAATGTGGAAAGAGATAA